The genome window TCATTATGTCTGACTTATGTGAACatagaaacaacagagcagctGCTTTATGGTTATGACAGGATTCAGCAGTGAAAATCTTTACATGCATACTCAGAGATTTCTTCTCTTTCAAATCCAGTTAGGAGTGATCTTGAAGAACAAGCATATTGAATTTCTAGTTAacaatatcatcatcataataaaacaaaactgtacaaatttatatttacacaaaaatgaataaagtaaTACCCTCTGCCAATTTCATGTTATCATGTCCCTGTGTAGGTCACAGCAAGTGTCTTGCTTCTATGTTATTATTACATGAGTATTAATGTCATACATCTTGTGTATGGTGTTTGGACATTGCACACTTAAAGAAAGTAATGTGAATGTGGAAGTGTgtagaatatactgtatagttGAATTTTTAGTGAGGTTCATTTTCAGAACAAATGAATTCAATTTCTAATCTATTCAGACTTAGTTATCAATGCAATTATTCAAGTGAAACAATTCGATGATTATTTGTAATCATCCCTGTATCAGGTGTGACTGGAAAATAGGAGGGAAACAGAACAAAGAGTGGAAGTAAAAACACCAGAGACACACCGGGGAGgtaactacaaaataaaacagaaagttACAAAAAAACTAGGAACATAAGGGAAGGCAAATTAACAGGAACCTAAAAACACtagaaaacacaggagaaaataataattctcAAAACCAAAGTCACTAAGGGGGGGCAGGTCATGACATAGACACATatagatgggtgacaaattaaaggaaaaaccaggAGCTCGGCCACAATGAGCCACAGAGATATGGTGCCTGTGAAGactacagtatatatatatatatcacttCCTCTTTAATCTGTATATGTTCATTTTGAACTGTCTATTCATCTGACCTACACATTTAATGGGATCAGttcaaaaggaaaacacactGTGAGCTGAACCAAGGAGCATTAATTCAGTTAGAGGTGCTGATTCTCTCAGATATCTTCAACCTTATCAAAACCAATAGGTTATCCATaagatattattttatttcagtgtgaggAGAACTACTTAAAATGACAGGAACTACTTGAGGGGAACTTGCGTTTGAAGTTCACATGAAGTACATGAAGGTCACATTTTACTTCCCTGTAAATACTTTGTGTTAAGTAAGTGAGCAACAGTTCATTCAGAACACAGTGATAGACAGTCAGTGCATCATTAGTATTAATGATCCTCCGATCAGTTATTAACTAGTCAAGCTAAATTCTCACTCAGCAGGAGGCCGTGGTTCAGAAGAGCAGAGAATCATTTTACCTGAAACATGTCTTCATCTGTATCAACTACAATGGGAGGTGTGGTGGTGGTCACCCATGTGCACCCAACGCCTCAGAGTGCTGAACCCAAACGTCCTGTGGGCATCCAGAAGTTCTCCAGGGGCTGGCCAATGGCGCTTGGGGTAAGAGTGTTGTAGCGTGATCTGAAGGTGATACAATAAGGTGGATacatgaaaataattttatgtTTGGGTTGTTAGCCAGTTTCAttgacagattttattttaaacttcaCGGCGATCTGTAAATGCCCATCACATACACAGACTTATACATACGTATATAGCATAcataggctttttttttcatgtttatgaTCTTCATTGATTTATGAACTCTTCTTAAAGTCTGTAGCCAAGAAACAGCTGGAATGTTAACTCTtctgttttggtgtttgttcTTCCAGACAGTTCAGATCATGGTTGGTCTGTTGGTTCTGCTGTTTGGGATCATTATGTCGATCCATGCGGATACATTGGGAGTTTACAGCGGCATTTTCATCTGGGGAGCTTTGTTTGTAAGTCAACTTTAGTGTGGGTGGTGCCACCTCATGCCTCCCATTTAGACACACCCCTAGCATCTACACACTCCAATACAGTAAGTAGTTGTATGGACCTTGTTGGTTTGCAATCTGCCACTTAAcacaaagaggaaggaagaagtATTCTAAATAGCAGTAACCTTAAGTTTTTTAGTACAGAGGTTTTCACACCTGATGTGAACCATATCTGAGTACACATGAACCGTACTCGAGACCACCTTTTCTCAATAATCAAACGAGCAGAACTGTCATGACTTGTCCTGAGTGAcatttgttgtcttgttttattttttgtgtatcaCTTTCCTCTTGTGTCGCTTGTTGTTtagtacttcctgttttattttgtagtttctTTCCTGTATTTTTTACTCTTGTGCTTTTACTTCCTGCCTTTGTCTGTTTCCCGCTTGTTTTCAGTcccacctgtgtctcattagtTGACTATCCCTTATGTATATAGCTTTTGCGCTTTCAAATTTCTCTGTGTCCCtgtatctgttgtttttagGACTTTTCACCTGTGCTGCACTGAATTTGTCTCTGCTTATTTGGACAATACCTTTGGTTTTGATGTCAATAGTCTCATCTGTTTGTAAGCCTTTGTTcctttaatgaaataaaattctGAACTGCTAGCCTCGTCCcagtgtctgcatttgggtcccTTGCCTTCAACTTGACATGGACTTTGGGGTCAAGTGTACTCTGGTCTGGGCCCTGGTCCCTGATGTAAAAGCCCCTTAATTAGAGACATTTTAGCTTCACTTTCTGGGAGGCAGTCATGATCCCCGGTTATGCTGTGAACCCAAACTGCACTAAGCATggtatttactgtaaatcaaaTATATGTTGAATATGACAAGATTACACACATGATCATCTGTAAATGCTCTTGTGAATTCAGATCAGACCAACAATTTCATGACACAACACAATAGTGTTTCAGCAGCTGATGTTTGGATGGACTGAGCTTCAGTGTTTCCTGGTGAAATCTGTATCCAAATAATATTTCTGTCCTTCTCTGTTGCAGTACATCATAGCTGGATCTCTGACAGTGGCTGCTGGGAAATCTCTGAACCGCTGCATGGTTAGTGACTATTACTATTTAATTATTCTTTCAATACCTCTGGGCTTCCAGGTTCATGACAGTGTATGTGCAAAGCCAAGTGATGACCACTGATACAGAGTCCAACTGAACTAGTGTTACAAACTAAGTGACTCCTGGGTCAATCAGAGAATTGTGAAATACACCTCTATCATTTCACCATATTCACCAAAGATGTCCTGCTTTCAAGGTATAAATCTTAAATATAAATGGACCACAGCTGAGTCCAGGTGTCCTGACTTCTCGTCTCTCTTCTAGGTGAATGGCGCTCTGGGTGTCAGTGTCGTGGCAGCAATTGCTTCCTGTACTGCGACTATCCTCTACTCTCTGGATGCAGCAGGGATTATTTGGTGCTTAAATTATGACTGCTACATATATCAGGTATTCAGTTTGATAGTTGTTTACAACCAGAACTAAACAAAATGGCTACAAATAATGACAGGCATGTGTTATGAAAGCAAGGCCACAACTTTGATCACATTAATAATTTATGGCCATGTAACATTTTCTTCAAATGTCACCAGAACAGTCCCATACCATAGGTCCCAAACATTATATagacaaactgaacaaaatgtgaGACGGTGCTGCATCTACTGTCCTGAATTCTGTCTGATTTCACACAGAATGACATGACTctagctgtgtttgtttttgtcagagtCGGATGCAGATGTTTTCAGGAGTCTTGGCTGTTTTCCATTTGTTGGAGCTCACTGTTTCAATCACCGTTGCAGGATATGGCTGCAGCGCTACTTGCAATTGCAGTGAACAGGTGAGTCAACCAGTGACTGATAAGTAAATCAGTTTAATCCTCACTTCTCATGTCACTTGGAAATTGACTGATCGACTGAAAGGACATGTCATTACTTTAAAAACTCACATCTttcctgtgtttctcctcaTATCTTCAGTGGGAACAAGTAGCATGTGATGAATTGATACAATTGAAAGGAAATGTGGATGCAGCTAACTGAGATTCATCCTGTGCGTTTGTCTTGTAGCCACCACCTTTCGTTGTTGTAGCTGGAGAGGCTTCTGTGACTGCACAGGCTCCGCCCATTGCCCAGGCACCACCTGTCCCACAGGTGAGGTCAAATCTGTGAAGTCGTGAGTACATGTGAATACTGTCTATCGGGTTCAGAAGGAAATTGCAACCCCTACATGTGTTTTGCAGACGGTGAGCTACTCTAAGAACCCAGAGGAACCAAGAGCCATCACTCTGCCTGAGCCTCCAATTTACACCACTGTTGTCAACTGAGGACTCTGTCCAAGCAGACGGTCCTGTCCTGAGTAACCTGACAACAATATCTCCCCAAATCTCTTTACGCACCCGTCTTTGAGCAATGTATCAAAATGCTTTTTTAATGTTAACTGAAACCTAATACaagatgaaaatgtgtcatTCCTAACCTGGAATGTGTACAATTTGACATCAGACACAtgattgtgtgtatgtctgaTCTCATGACAACAAAAGGCTTTTTAGAAAAATGAATGCTATCCTTCAGAGATGATTAAACTGTTTGCTAATGACTGcccagatgttttgtttttattcagtgtaggGAGAAAAgcacaagttgtttttttatgtttgtgcaACTTTAGTTCGTTAgttactctctctgtctggtAAATGCACacatcaaagttttttttttctttgactccAGAAAACTCCTCCAGAGCCATAAGCCATGGGGAGGACtaggtatttaacctctgtgaggTTATAATTAAGGCCTTGAAGTCATTTCATTCATAAGCGCTCTTGGTTAGAGTCATTGGAGTCACCTGAGGCCAAGTGTAAATGACCACCACAGCAGTGTATCAGAATCAGACATTTAattgccaagtaagtttacACATACAAGGTATTTGTCTTGGTATACTGGTGCCAAAAACAGTGATAATGGACTaggagagattaaaaaaaaaaaaaaaaagtaaagtaaaaagcaaaaaataaatagaatatttACAAgaaagataaatataaaatgaagaGTGCAAATATGTGAAGGTGATAGTGATAGTCCAGAGAGATGTGAGTTAATGTAATGCATTATTGTATGTGCTTTACGTTAATGTAACATGTATTGGGCGGAGGAGAGGGTCAGGATAAGAGTCCATGTCAGAAGGTAGGACTTAGACCTTGTTGAAGAGGCCAGTTGCAGACAGGAAGCAACTGGTCTTGTGGCATGATATTTTGGTTCTGATGGACCACAGCCTCCTGCCAGGAGGGAGTGTCTTAAAATTCATGTATGTGGGGATTAAGTAGTGTCATAGCCTTTAACCTTTGCTGAGGGATAGTTTCTCTACTTTAAATCACTCTTTCAAACCACTAGTCTTTCCAAAAATACGTGCtatgtgtgcatatatatatttatacataagTACTGAAATTGGTTTAATGGTAATTTGTTGATGGGCCCTAAGAGAAAAGCGCTATGGTTAAGAGTGTGGGCTTAAAGGAGAgtacacccccacccccccctaCAGTAAAACCccacaaaaatgaaactgaaggaGATGACATCGCGACATTCGACCTAATACCACCTTCACCAGCGTAAATTTAGGAGCAACACCGCTGTTCTTGTAAACTACGGTAGGCTTTCATTCACCattataatcatcatcatcaggcaGTGTGAGTTTACATTCAGTGTAGATTAAGTGGTCATTGTAACATCTAAGTGCTGGTTACTGGacagcttttgtgtttgtgtgttgttattgtatatatgttatattaGTATTATGTGTATCCTATTTGTTGGCTTTTCACTgccttttgatgttttttcgCAAATACAAAGGAAAAGTAGTTacaattttcatttaaaaaaagaaaatgcattttgtcACTGAACATGGCAATTCACATGAGCTTCTCAGTACTGTTGCCGTTTGTAAGATGTGTATGCTTAAAGACATCATCTCAAGGTGGAAGTCTTTGACGCAGTTTCTCTGGGAAGCATTTCCCGAAAATACACAGACGCAATAATCCAATTATATGGGCGGGGATGTGTCACTCCCAGTTGAACGCTATCAGTTTTCAGCTTGTCAAAATGCACGGCTCGGTTCACAGGTTTATGTAAACCGCTGCCACCTTTTAACCGCATTTAGCGACCATTTGTAGAGATGGTGCGACAAATCCCAGATATCTTTCCGTTGTCTGTCTGTATCATAAGAATTAACTGCGCAGGATTTGatgtgaaagagaaacagagttaATAGTTACAAACAACGTTGTCAGAACCATGCACAAGGTATTTAATAGGATGTAAGGATGATGCTCTGTTGTGGACACATGGATAGACaaatgttaaacatgttatttactttactgacattttcGATTTTTCTccagtatttgttgttgtgaacattactgctgctgttctAGAAACATGTCTTCATCTGTATCTACTACAACGGGAGGTGTGGTGGTGGTCACCCATGTGCACCCAACACCTCAGGATGGTGAACCCCAGCGTCCTGTGGGCATCCAGAAGTTTGTCAAAGGCCGACCAATGATTCTTGGGGTAAGAGCCAGTGTCAGTGTGTAGAGACAgagcagtggacacacagtgtgAACTGAGGGTGATAACATAAGGTGGGaaataacatttaatgtttgtgttggtCACTAGTTTCAGtgacagattttatttgtgAAACTCTTTCTAAAGTCTGTAGCCAGGAAACAGCTGGATGTTAActcttctgttttgtgtttgtccctTCAGACAATTCAGATCATCATCGGcctgatgactctgctgtttggGATCGTTATGGCGATTAATGCAGACACACTGGGAGTTTTCAGCGGCTTTTTCATCTGGGGAGCTTTGATTGTGAGTTATATATAATTTTCATGACTCTGATCACAACAGttcttcagcagctgaaatctgaatatttctgtcCTTCTCTGTTGCAGTACATAGCAGCTGGATCTCTGACAGTGGCTGCTGGGAAATCTCTGAACCGCTGTCAGGTTAGTAACTATTATATATACTATTATTAAACCTTTCTCTCAGTACCTTTGGGCTGCTAGGTTCTAGTTCAATAAAGCCCCACTGAACTAGTGTTACAAACTAAGTGACTCCTACGTCAATCAGAGAGTTGTGAAATACACCTCTATCATTTCACCAAAATCTGTAAAAGAAGTCCTGCTTTCAGGGTATGAATAAATCTCAAAATGTGAATGGACCACAGCTGAGTCCAGGTGTCCTGACGTCTCGTCTCTCTTCTAGGTGATCGCTGCTATGGTTCTAAGTGTCATTGCAGCAGTTGCTGCCTGTATTGCGATCCTCCTCTACTCTGTGGATGCTGCAGTAGTTCTTGATTTGCAATGTGTTGACTGCATCAGATTTCTGGTAttcagtttaacagtttaatagAACTTAATgcacaaatactgtacaatCACACTTGTTTAGGAATTTAGcacttttttccaaatctaaGGTGGTATTGACAATCAGcacacatacaatacaaacGTTAAAAGATTCAGTCATTCTAAGaacatgtttttcttccatCCTACATGGTTTGATGAGACTAGGAACGGTACCTATCAAGATATTAATGCCCAAATGCTAATGCCACAATACGGTATTTTTAGgagtgtaaaaattaaaaaatattgtggccaaaaacatataaacacattatttcACAGGCCTTAGTTTTGGGATCCAAATATTACATAGACAAACTTTGAACAAACACTGAGACAGTGCTGCAACATCTCTCCTGAATTCTGTCTAATTAGACACAGAATGACACAACtacaactgtttgtttttggcagACTCTGAGCAAGGGGGTTTCGGGGGTCTTGGCTGCTTTCCATTTGTTGGCGCTCATTGTTTCAGTCACCGTTGCAGCATTTTGCTGCTGTGCTATTTGTAACTCCGGTGAGCAGGTGAGTCAACCAGTGACTGATGAGCAATTCAGTTTAATAGTTAAGTTGCGTACAGACTGAATGTTGTGATTCGTGATCTGAAGTTCAAATACActtaattatttctttttgaaataaatgagtGGTCTTCATCATTGATAAAAGAGCCACTGTGTTTATCTTCAAGTCTTCAGTGGGAGCAAGCAGCATGTAGGAAAAGACAGAAGCTGAGGAAAACATGGATGCAAAgattgactgtgtgtttgtcttgtagGAATCATCGTATGTTCTTGTAACTACAAATAATTCCGTGACTTCACAGGCTCCACCCAGTGCACCTCTCAACACAGGTCAGATTAAGTCTGTAAAGTCATGAGTACATGTGAATACCATCTTTAAGTACAGAAGGAAACTGTAGCTCCCTCTGTTTTGCAGACAGACAGCCACACCCAGAGGAACCAAGAGACCCCACTCTGGCTCCGCCTCCAGCCTACACCGCTGTCGTCAACTGAAGAGTCTGTCCAAACTGACCATCCTGTATCAAAATGCTCTTTTAATGTTGACTGGAACCTAATATAAGATGAGAATCTAAATTCAATGTGTCATTCATAACCTGAcatttgtaaaatgtgacaTCAGACGTGattgtgtgtatatctgtgtatgtgagGAGATAAATGCTCTAGTGCATGTATCAACTTATTAATATCAGTTATAACTACACTTCAGTTCCTCAACACAGTGGCTCAGTAGAGAGTGGGCTGCAGTTATTTGATCAACAGTTTCACTTCAGACACTTAGTGAAAGAGGAGCGATTAATATAAAGTTTATGACAAGATGTGTGTACTCTACTGTGACTCGACTGGACTACAGCACCTATGAGTGTAGGTGCTATGTCTCATTTTTTAAGTGTTGCAGTATGATTCAGTTGGAGTCAGTGGGTAATAAAACATGGAaggaacttttttttcccttagaAATATTCATAGAAGATAGAAAGCGTGCTAAAACACAGTTGAACCACTACTTGATATGGAAGATACTGAATACCCTGCGTTTAtcttcaaattaaaatattcaaagaTTTATTTGAAAGAAATTAATATTAGCAATCAAAACGGGTGTGTCACACAGTAATACTGGCGAGGTAGCAGGAAGGTACTGAAAATAACATTGGTTAAATGGTAAATTGTTGATGGTCCCTAAGTGAAATCTCTATGCTTTATGGGTGTGGGATTGGAGGAGAGTAAACCTCGAGGCCGGCTCTACGCAGGGGCAAGAGGGGGCAGCGCCCCCTCAAATAAATGTCTTGAACcctcaaatcaaaattttagAAGTTGAGAAAGCACATTTTTACTATACTCACAAAATTAATACATTACAAGTTGACAAAATTATCTGCAGTAGCGGAAAAAAAACGCCGAAAAGGGACACGACGACATTGTATCAGcttcttctcatctctctgtccctccgctgtgtgtgtattcacaggCTGgtcagcgcacacacacactcctcccctCAGTCCTCAGTAAAAATCCAATCACTGTTAGCATGCAAATGAGCCAAGACGTAGCCGGACAGTGTGGTGTCAGGTTTCAGCGCGGCCACGGAGCGGGAAGACTCTGAAGAAGCTGCTGCGTTTTCTCAGTCACAACAAGCACAGAGATGAGTCCACGTCCGCTGCGTGTGACAGACTGAAGACAAATGACCGGTGTTTGACAGACCCCTACGTAAAGCCCCGCCCCCGGCTGTAGTTCTGCActgctttgtttcatttaatcacAGCAGTTTTTACAAAGTCAGCTTACTTATTTTCCACTCCAGATTCCTGCAGCTCCCAAAGAGCAAGTTAATGCTGTGTAGTGCATCCGTTTTTCAGAGCTTTTAAAAAGTGTAGTGCTGCTCCTGCCTGTGCTAACAGTAGTAGCAATGATGCTCCTGCTAGTACAGAGACAGCAGCTAGGATGGTAGAGGCCTGACTAAGTGCAATCCACTTCTCTAGGTTGGGGTTGGACACATAGCTAACAACGCAATTCAATGAAGACAACATGTTACTATAagcacagg of Lates calcarifer isolate ASB-BC8 linkage group LG12, TLL_Latcal_v3, whole genome shotgun sequence contains these proteins:
- the LOC108874742 gene encoding uncharacterized protein LOC108874742, encoding MSSSVSTTMGGVVVVTHVHPTPQSAEPKRPVGIQKFSRGWPMALGTVQIMVGLLVLLFGIIMSIHADTLGVYSGIFIWGALFYIIAGSLTVAAGKSLNRCMVNGALGVSVVAAIASCTATILYSLDAAGIIWCLNYDCYIYQSRMQMFSGVLAVFHLLELTVSITVAGYGCSATCNCSEQPPPFVVVAGEASVTAQAPPIAQAPPVPQTVSYSKNPEEPRAITLPEPPIYTTEQHRCSCKLRNMSSSVSTTTGGVVVVTHVHPTPQDGEPQRPVGIQKFVKGRPMILGTIQIIIGLMTLLFGIVMAINADTLGVFSGFFIWGALIYIIAGSLTVAAGKSLNRCRVIAALVFSVIAAVAGCAAVILYSLDAVIWMPCYHYSYGSRSCHSSQTLSKGVSGVLAVFHLLALIVSITVAAFCCNATCNCGEQESSYVLVTTNTSVTSQAPPSAPLYTDQHLHPEESRDPTLAPPPPYTAVVN